The Erythrolamprus reginae isolate rEryReg1 chromosome 5, rEryReg1.hap1, whole genome shotgun sequence genome window below encodes:
- the SLC35G1 gene encoding solute carrier family 35 member G1, with product MVRDQGGGEEAAGPTAGGSEAAEPWELRQERAGSRDSEEEEDGGAPQQPCPSRVHDLEAADATQPGDGSSCLWTCRKMPGMKLKKECPGLGLFYTLLSAFLFSVASLFIKKIEDVHSVEISAIRCVFQITFVLPGLIYFKTGFLGPKDKRMVLLLRGFLGSSAMILLYYSFQVMPLADATVITFSSPVFTSFFAWIFLKEKYSLWDLLFTLLTITGVLFIARPPFLFGSNVFDMEETYADHLKGTIAAIASAVAAALTFVILRKMGKSVHYFLSVWYYAIIGLILCIITLFIMDAWSLPNCGIDRFLLILIGLLGLGGQIFLTKALQIEKAGPVAIMKTMDVVFAFIFQVLFLNHIPKWWTVGGALCVVASSSGAVFRKWHKNSKSSTEQKI from the exons ATGGTGCGGGATCAGGGTGGCGGGGAAGAAGCCGCCGGTCCCACCGCCGGAGGGTCCGAGGCAGCGGAGCCATGGGAGCTCAGGCAAGAAAGAGCCGGGTCTCGAGactcagaagaggaggaggacggcgGTGCCCCGCAGCAGCCTTGCCCTTCTCGGGTTCACGACTTGGAAGCGGCGGACGCTACCCAGCCGGGCGACGGGAGCTCCTGTCTCTGGACCTGCCGCAAGATGCCCG GAATGAAGCTGAAAAAGGAATGTCCAGGGCTTGGCTTGTTCTATACATTATTATCTGCCTTCCTATTCTCTGTTGCTTCtttatttataaagaaaattgAAGACGTTCATTCAGTGGAAATCAGTGCTATTAGATGTGTTTTTCAAATAACATTTGTTCTTCCGGGATTAATATACTTCAA AACAGGATTCCTAGGCCCAAAGGACAAGCGAATGGTTCTTTTGCTCCGAGGATTTCTTGGCTCCAGTGCAATGATCCTTCTTTATTATTCTTTCCAAGTGATGCCTCTTGCTGATGCTACCGTCATTACATTCAGCAGTCCGGTTTTTACGTCTTTCTTTGCCTGGATCTTCCTCAAAGAGAAATATAGTCTCTGGGACCTTCTTTTCACCCTGCTTACCATCACTGGAGTACTGTTTATAGCAAGACCCCCTTTTTTATTTGGATCCAATGTTTTTGACATGGAAGAAACTTACGCAGATCACCTTAAAGGAACCATAGCAGCTATTGCAAGTGCGGTAGCCGCTGCCTTAACTTTTGTGATCCTAAGGAAAATGGGGAAATCCGTCCATTACTTTTTGTCTGTTTGGTATTATGCAATAATTGGGTTAATTTTGTGTATAATCACGCTTTTTATAATGGATGCGTGGAGTTTGCCCAATTGTGGTATAGACAGATTTCTcctaatattaattggattgttaggACTTGGTGGTCAGATATTTCTTACTAAAGCATTACAGATTGAAAAAGCTGGCCCCGTTGCTATAATGAAAACCATGGATGTGgtgtttgcttttatttttcaagTCCTTTTTCttaatcatataccaaaatggtGGACAGTGGGAGGTGCTCTTTGTGTGGTAGCCAGCAGTTCTGGAGCAGTTTTCCGCAAATGGCATAAAAATTCCAAAAGCAGTACAGAGCAGAAAATTTAA